A portion of the Pseudodesulfovibrio alkaliphilus genome contains these proteins:
- a CDS encoding TIGR00730 family Rossman fold protein, translated as MHRSKQYMIDDLSMQESWRLFKIMAEIVDGFETLSDIGPAVSMFGSARVKPDHPLYKQTEQLAKMLSQAGFSVITGGGPGLMEAGNKGAFENGGESIGLHIHLPMEQHNNPFMNVRCDFRYFFIRKLMFIKYAMAYVALPGGYGTLDELAEALVLIQTHRIKPFPIVLMGSEFWGGLVDWFRDQLVANEFCNEEDLDLFKITDDPKEAVSYIKKHIIV; from the coding sequence ATTCACCGATCCAAACAGTACATGATCGACGATCTTTCCATGCAGGAGTCCTGGCGACTCTTCAAGATAATGGCCGAGATAGTGGACGGGTTCGAGACCCTGTCCGACATCGGCCCGGCCGTATCCATGTTCGGCTCGGCCCGGGTCAAGCCGGATCATCCGCTCTACAAGCAGACCGAGCAGTTGGCCAAGATGCTTTCCCAGGCCGGGTTCTCGGTCATTACCGGCGGCGGCCCCGGCCTCATGGAAGCGGGAAACAAGGGGGCCTTTGAGAACGGCGGCGAGTCCATCGGTCTGCACATCCACCTGCCCATGGAGCAGCACAACAACCCGTTCATGAACGTCCGCTGCGATTTTCGCTACTTTTTCATCCGCAAGCTGATGTTCATCAAATACGCCATGGCCTATGTGGCCCTGCCCGGCGGGTACGGCACCCTGGACGAACTGGCCGAGGCCCTGGTGCTCATCCAGACCCACCGCATCAAGCCCTTTCCCATCGTCCTCATGGGCAGCGAATTCTGGGGCGGCCTCGTCGACTGGTTCCGCGACCAACTGGTGGCCAACGAATTCTGCAATGAAGAGGACCTGGATCTCTTCAAGATCACCGACGATCCCAAGGAAGCCGTGTCCTACATCAAAAAACACATCATCGTTTAG
- a CDS encoding DMT family transporter, whose product MNARTKALLFGLATVAIWSTVASAFKLTLRHLDPLQLLLCACTASLTVLAAILAVRGRLGAALRVPARDMARCALLGALNPALYYMILFMAYDLLPAQEAQPLNHTWAITLTLLSVPLLGQRLRLVDAAAILVSYTGVLVISTHGNLQSMTFSDPLGVVLALGSTIIWALYWIYSTRSTLDPVTGLFLNFLFGLPIILAATLIFSELPPPSPAGMLGAAYVGVFEMGVTFALWLTAMKYAAMPDGGGTARVANLIFLSPFLSLVFIHFLVGEDILPSTLTGLGFIIAGNLLMRLGARRS is encoded by the coding sequence GTGAATGCCCGGACAAAGGCCCTGCTCTTCGGCCTGGCCACGGTGGCCATCTGGTCCACCGTGGCCTCGGCCTTCAAGCTCACCCTGCGCCATCTTGATCCGCTCCAGCTGCTCCTGTGCGCCTGCACGGCATCACTGACAGTCCTGGCGGCCATTCTGGCGGTCCGAGGCAGGCTTGGCGCGGCCCTTCGTGTTCCGGCCAGGGACATGGCCCGCTGCGCCCTGCTCGGCGCACTCAACCCGGCCCTGTACTACATGATCCTGTTCATGGCCTACGATCTGCTCCCCGCCCAGGAGGCACAACCTCTCAACCACACGTGGGCCATCACCCTGACCCTGCTCTCCGTGCCGCTGCTGGGCCAACGTCTCCGCCTTGTGGATGCGGCGGCAATCCTTGTCAGCTATACTGGCGTGTTGGTCATCTCCACCCACGGCAACCTGCAATCCATGACCTTTTCCGATCCCCTGGGCGTGGTCCTGGCCCTGGGGTCGACCATCATCTGGGCCTTGTACTGGATATACAGCACCCGCAGTACGCTCGACCCGGTCACCGGACTGTTTCTCAACTTCCTCTTCGGACTGCCCATCATTCTCGCTGCCACGCTGATATTCTCGGAACTGCCGCCTCCAAGCCCGGCCGGAATGCTGGGCGCGGCCTATGTGGGCGTCTTCGAGATGGGCGTGACCTTCGCCTTATGGCTGACGGCCATGAAATATGCGGCCATGCCCGACGGCGGCGGTACGGCCCGGGTGGCCAACCTCATCTTTCTCTCCCCCTTTCTCTCCCTGGTCTTCATCCATTTTCTGGTGGGCGAAGACATTCTGCCTTCCACCCTGACCGGGCTCGGCTTCATCATTGCGGGCAACCTGCTGATGCGCCTTGGTGCAAGGCGCAGCTGA
- the coaD gene encoding pantetheine-phosphate adenylyltransferase, with protein MAELNPKLAVYPGTFDPLTMGHVSLIRRGRKVFDDVILAIAGSTPKKTLFTLEERVALAKEVFRDDPHILIEPFDSLLIDYVEAKGAGVIMRGLRAVSDFEYEFQMALMNRKLNRDIETVFMMTDFRWMYLSSTIVKEVAQYGGDVCGLVPGPVVKALNVKLGLGYGCGEGA; from the coding sequence ATGGCGGAACTGAATCCGAAACTGGCAGTTTATCCCGGAACCTTCGACCCCCTGACCATGGGCCACGTCAGCCTTATTCGGCGCGGGCGCAAGGTTTTTGACGACGTTATCCTGGCCATTGCCGGGAGTACGCCCAAGAAGACGCTTTTTACCCTGGAAGAGCGGGTGGCTCTGGCCAAGGAGGTCTTTCGCGACGATCCGCACATCCTCATCGAGCCCTTCGACTCCCTGCTCATCGACTATGTGGAGGCCAAGGGCGCGGGCGTGATCATGCGCGGTCTGCGAGCCGTGTCCGACTTCGAATACGAGTTCCAGATGGCGCTGATGAACCGCAAGCTCAATCGCGACATCGAAACCGTGTTCATGATGACTGATTTCCGCTGGATGTACCTGAGTTCAACCATCGTCAAGGAAGTGGCCCAGTACGGTGGCGATGTCTGCGGCCTGGTGCCCGGTCCGGTGGTCAAGGCCCTTAACGTCAAGCTCGGACTCGGGTACGGCTGCGGGGAAGGAGCGTGA
- the gpmI gene encoding 2,3-bisphosphoglycerate-independent phosphoglycerate mutase, whose translation MTKPKKTLLLILDGWGIAPDGEGNCVTRAATPNLDRLLAGHPSTRLTCSGRAVGLPEGFMGNSEVGHMNIGGGRVIYQDMTRIDMAIEDGSFMENPVLKELMASTRAGSGRLHLMGLVSDGGVHSHSNHVYALLEMARLQGVGEVFVHVFLDGRDTPPSSGLKYTRQLMERMEALGVGRVATVCGRYWAMDRDKRWDRNADAYHALVSGQGVSMADPLAGIRAAYEAGQTDEFVKPGVIAGVNGSIGDGDGLFFFNFRADRARQISRAIFDPDFAEFDRPAVPRLAGFATMTRYEEGTPLPAAFPPQSFDGTLGEVVSGLGLRQLRIAETEKYAHVTYFLNCGREEPFPGEDRVMIPSPREVATYDLKPQMSAEQVTQTLMERLPDYDLCVCNLANLDMVGHTGVIDAARTACEVVDDCVGRIVAAVLGLGGRVLLTADHGNAEQMLAEDGTPHTAHSTNPVPLALIEEGGETTVLDPGILGDIAPTLLALWGVDAPTAMTGRNLARKG comes from the coding sequence ATGACCAAGCCGAAAAAGACCCTGTTGCTCATTCTCGACGGATGGGGCATCGCCCCGGACGGAGAGGGAAACTGTGTGACCCGCGCCGCCACGCCGAATCTGGATCGGCTGCTGGCCGGGCATCCGTCCACCCGGTTGACCTGTTCGGGCCGGGCTGTGGGGCTGCCCGAGGGTTTCATGGGCAACTCCGAGGTGGGACACATGAACATCGGAGGGGGGCGTGTCATCTATCAGGACATGACCCGCATCGACATGGCCATTGAGGACGGCTCCTTCATGGAGAATCCCGTTCTTAAGGAACTCATGGCATCGACTCGGGCCGGGAGCGGGCGGTTGCATCTCATGGGGTTGGTCTCCGACGGCGGGGTGCACAGCCACAGCAACCACGTTTACGCCCTGCTCGAAATGGCCCGGCTTCAGGGGGTTGGCGAAGTCTTTGTCCACGTCTTTCTGGATGGGCGCGACACGCCGCCTTCCAGCGGCCTCAAATATACACGCCAGTTGATGGAGAGGATGGAGGCATTGGGGGTGGGCCGGGTAGCCACGGTTTGCGGCCGTTACTGGGCCATGGATAGGGATAAGCGGTGGGATCGCAATGCGGATGCCTACCATGCCCTGGTCAGCGGCCAGGGCGTGTCCATGGCCGATCCCCTGGCAGGTATCCGGGCGGCCTACGAGGCGGGTCAGACCGACGAGTTCGTCAAGCCGGGCGTCATCGCGGGGGTGAATGGGAGCATCGGCGACGGTGACGGCCTTTTCTTCTTCAATTTCCGCGCCGACAGGGCGCGTCAGATCAGCCGGGCCATCTTCGACCCCGACTTTGCGGAATTCGACAGGCCCGCGGTGCCCCGGCTGGCCGGGTTTGCCACCATGACCCGTTACGAGGAGGGAACGCCGCTGCCCGCCGCATTTCCGCCTCAGAGTTTTGATGGCACGCTGGGGGAGGTGGTTTCCGGGCTGGGCCTTCGCCAACTGCGCATCGCCGAGACCGAGAAGTACGCCCATGTCACCTATTTTCTCAATTGTGGCCGCGAGGAGCCTTTTCCGGGCGAGGACAGAGTGATGATCCCTTCGCCGCGAGAGGTGGCCACCTATGACCTCAAGCCGCAGATGAGCGCGGAGCAAGTGACCCAAACGCTCATGGAGCGGCTGCCGGACTATGACCTGTGCGTGTGCAATCTGGCCAACCTCGACATGGTGGGGCATACCGGCGTCATTGATGCTGCCCGCACTGCCTGCGAGGTGGTGGACGACTGCGTCGGACGTATTGTCGCCGCAGTACTCGGTCTGGGCGGTCGGGTTTTGCTGACTGCCGATCACGGCAACGCAGAACAGATGCTGGCGGAAGACGGCACTCCCCACACCGCCCATTCGACGAATCCCGTTCCTTTGGCGCTCATCGAAGAGGGCGGCGAAACAACGGTACTTGATCCGGGCATCCTCGGTGATATTGCGCCCACTCTTCTCGCCCTGTGGGGCGTGGACGCTCCCACCGCCATGACCGGCAGAAACCTTGCTAGAAAAGGATAG
- a CDS encoding methyl-accepting chemotaxis protein, whose translation MAGAVHQIVSFIGELEKRATESENVAREASLKVKSAQDMAAAAREQGEAARCHGLLSAAESLDVSVQAIRGQSGLLDAASDTASRGAADQQRFIAEAASALEEMNASVAETATNAEAAAADAQRAMEYARGGAEVVSRTLGSIRLVSDNSRSLVERVAGLGSQAEGVGRIMGVISDIADQTNLLALNAAIEAARAGEAGRGFAVVADEVRKLAEKTMTATRDVGVAIEGIQDQVRQTVSGVRDMGVLTDEAAALAHQSGEALDEIVAYAGTSADRIRAIASAASQQSIASEDVTRTIAEVHAISAATGESMAEAARAVAVLTERVEDLATMTDMFRLVGRGRVQEVLGALTASADMRSRERSRMEDALRRVLKANDFLELLYVTDEKGRQLVSNMGGKVAGYGEDAGAFGSHWASRPWFSGAMESRTFFISDVYESSASGESCITVSCPIMDGDGRIIGVIAADVRVG comes from the coding sequence ATGGCTGGAGCTGTGCACCAGATTGTCAGTTTCATTGGTGAGTTAGAAAAAAGGGCAACAGAGAGCGAAAATGTAGCCCGCGAGGCGTCGCTCAAGGTTAAGTCCGCCCAGGACATGGCTGCTGCGGCTCGTGAACAGGGAGAGGCGGCCCGCTGCCATGGGCTGCTCTCGGCTGCCGAGTCGCTGGATGTGTCGGTGCAGGCCATTCGCGGTCAGTCCGGGCTGCTTGACGCGGCGTCGGACACGGCCAGCCGGGGGGCGGCCGACCAGCAGCGTTTTATCGCCGAGGCTGCTTCGGCCTTGGAGGAGATGAATGCCTCGGTGGCCGAAACGGCCACGAACGCCGAAGCGGCCGCCGCGGACGCGCAGAGGGCCATGGAGTACGCGCGGGGCGGGGCCGAGGTGGTCTCGCGCACCCTTGGCTCCATCCGCTTGGTCTCCGACAACTCGCGGTCGCTGGTCGAGCGAGTGGCCGGCCTGGGCAGTCAGGCCGAGGGAGTGGGGCGGATCATGGGCGTGATTTCGGACATTGCGGACCAGACCAATCTTCTGGCTCTCAATGCCGCCATTGAGGCGGCCAGGGCGGGCGAGGCCGGGCGCGGATTCGCCGTGGTGGCCGACGAGGTGCGCAAGCTTGCTGAGAAAACCATGACCGCCACCCGCGATGTGGGCGTGGCCATTGAGGGCATTCAGGATCAGGTGCGCCAGACCGTGTCCGGCGTCCGGGATATGGGCGTCTTGACCGACGAGGCCGCCGCTCTGGCCCACCAGTCGGGCGAGGCCTTGGACGAGATCGTCGCCTACGCGGGGACCAGCGCTGACCGCATCCGTGCCATCGCTTCGGCCGCGTCCCAGCAGTCGATCGCCAGCGAGGATGTGACCCGCACCATTGCAGAGGTTCATGCCATTTCGGCCGCCACTGGAGAGTCCATGGCCGAGGCGGCAAGGGCAGTTGCCGTCCTGACCGAGCGGGTGGAGGATCTGGCCACCATGACCGACATGTTCAGACTGGTGGGCCGGGGCCGGGTGCAAGAGGTGCTGGGTGCATTGACCGCCTCGGCCGATATGCGTTCCCGCGAGCGCTCAAGGATGGAGGACGCCCTGCGCCGTGTCCTTAAGGCGAATGATTTTCTAGAACTTCTCTACGTGACGGACGAAAAGGGGCGTCAACTGGTCAGTAATATGGGCGGCAAGGTCGCGGGCTATGGCGAGGACGCAGGGGCCTTTGGCTCCCATTGGGCATCGCGGCCCTGGTTCTCCGGGGCCATGGAGAGTCGGACTTTTTTCATCTCTGATGTTTACGAGTCTTCCGCCTCGGGGGAGAGCTGTATCACCGTGTCCTGTCCCATCATGGACGGGGATGGCAGGATCATCGGCGTCATCGCCGCTGATGTGCGTGTGGGATGA
- a CDS encoding heavy metal translocating P-type ATPase, translating into MIGRHSGLHVYRELFRSRDFLKLLVGAGIIPVALLIDATSLSGLPAMSLGSILLIVSIAINGLPIVMEAGRGLMARKVNVDELVSIAIIACLVTGNYLEGALVSAIMVFGSLIEEAVSDSARNSIRALMEVTPETALREVDGREVVTSVRDVKKGDVLVIRAGDTIPVDGVVLEGKTSVNEASITGESIPVIKASDDAVYAGTACVDGFIRIRADRVGEDSTIGRIVQMVEAAERQKTESAKIVDKYAAWFTPAILLIAVLTYVATRDVTRSITVLIVGCPCSFLLASPVSTVAAIGRAAKSGILVKGGKYLENLATATGFFFDKTGTITKGEPEVVAIRPVLGRSEDEVLCLAAAVETGSLHPLGVAIVDRARAMGNVVVPAREVCTEVGRGICGQVQGARVEIVASETAEESGATTVDVLVDGALAGTISLRDNPRETAAETMRELRAVGVRDLVILSGDKPLPVGNIAERVGISQFHAAQKPDQKLERIKSYDQGKTVYIGDGINDAPALKAASTGIAMGLRGSDVALETADIVLLGDRLDQLPFLVRLARRMSGIIKIGILLSFAINFLAIVAGSAGLLTPILGALTHNLGAIIVVSLAASIRFARER; encoded by the coding sequence ATGATAGGACGTCACTCTGGTCTGCATGTGTACAGAGAGTTATTTCGTTCAAGGGATTTTCTGAAGCTTCTTGTGGGGGCGGGGATCATTCCTGTCGCCCTGTTGATTGATGCCACCTCGCTATCCGGGCTGCCAGCCATGTCGCTGGGAAGCATCCTGTTGATCGTATCCATCGCCATCAACGGCCTGCCCATCGTCATGGAGGCGGGAAGGGGGCTCATGGCCAGAAAAGTCAACGTGGACGAGCTGGTCAGCATTGCCATCATCGCCTGCTTGGTCACGGGCAATTACCTGGAGGGGGCCCTTGTCAGCGCCATCATGGTCTTTGGCTCACTCATCGAAGAGGCGGTCAGCGACAGCGCGAGGAATTCCATACGCGCCCTCATGGAGGTCACGCCCGAAACCGCCCTGCGCGAAGTGGACGGCAGAGAGGTTGTCACAAGTGTCAGGGATGTGAAAAAGGGCGATGTCCTTGTCATCAGGGCCGGGGATACCATTCCTGTCGATGGAGTCGTCCTTGAGGGGAAAACCTCGGTGAACGAAGCTTCCATAACAGGCGAATCCATTCCGGTGATCAAGGCGTCAGACGATGCGGTATATGCGGGAACGGCCTGCGTTGACGGCTTCATCAGGATTCGGGCTGACCGGGTCGGTGAAGACTCCACCATCGGGCGGATAGTCCAAATGGTGGAAGCCGCCGAAAGACAAAAGACCGAGAGCGCCAAGATCGTGGACAAGTACGCCGCATGGTTTACCCCCGCCATTCTGCTTATTGCCGTCCTCACCTATGTCGCCACCCGTGACGTGACCCGTTCCATCACCGTGCTCATCGTCGGCTGCCCCTGCTCATTCCTGCTGGCCAGTCCGGTGTCCACGGTGGCCGCCATCGGACGTGCGGCCAAATCAGGAATATTGGTCAAAGGCGGAAAATATCTTGAAAATCTGGCAACGGCTACCGGATTCTTCTTTGACAAGACCGGGACCATTACCAAAGGAGAGCCTGAAGTGGTGGCAATCCGGCCTGTCCTGGGCCGTAGCGAGGACGAGGTGCTCTGTCTGGCTGCCGCAGTGGAAACCGGGAGTTTGCATCCCCTTGGCGTTGCTATTGTGGACCGGGCCAGGGCCATGGGCAACGTCGTTGTCCCCGCAAGGGAGGTTTGCACCGAAGTGGGGCGCGGCATTTGCGGCCAGGTCCAGGGGGCCAGAGTGGAGATCGTCGCCAGCGAGACGGCCGAAGAGAGCGGGGCCACCACCGTCGATGTCCTGGTGGACGGCGCATTGGCCGGTACCATAAGCCTGCGGGACAATCCCAGGGAGACTGCGGCGGAAACCATGCGCGAACTTCGCGCCGTGGGCGTCAGGGATCTGGTAATCCTTTCTGGCGACAAGCCCTTGCCCGTGGGCAACATTGCCGAACGGGTGGGGATCAGTCAGTTTCATGCCGCCCAGAAACCGGACCAGAAGCTCGAAAGGATCAAATCCTACGATCAGGGCAAGACCGTGTACATAGGCGACGGCATCAACGACGCCCCGGCCCTGAAGGCGGCGTCCACAGGCATCGCCATGGGCCTTCGAGGTTCGGATGTGGCTTTGGAAACGGCAGATATCGTCCTGCTGGGCGACAGGCTCGATCAACTGCCCTTCCTGGTGCGTCTTGCCCGCAGGATGTCCGGGATCATCAAAATCGGCATCCTGCTCAGTTTCGCCATCAACTTTCTTGCCATCGTGGCTGGTTCAGCCGGGTTGCTCACGCCTATCCTCGGGGCGCTGACCCACAACCTTGGGGCGATTATCGTGGTGTCCCTGGCCGCGTCCATCCGGTTCGCCAGAGAGAGATAG
- the tatA gene encoding twin-arginine translocase TatA/TatE family subunit, with the protein MIGGFGVWELLIILVIVLVIFGAKKLPEIGGGIGKAISNFKKATNEPDEIDVTPKSEEKKEEKKDD; encoded by the coding sequence ATGATCGGCGGATTCGGAGTATGGGAACTGTTGATTATCCTCGTCATCGTGCTGGTCATCTTTGGCGCCAAAAAGCTGCCTGAAATCGGCGGCGGCATCGGCAAGGCCATCAGCAACTTCAAGAAGGCCACCAACGAGCCCGACGAGATCGACGTCACCCCGAAATCGGAAGAGAAAAAGGAAGAAAAGAAAGACGACTAG
- the rsmD gene encoding 16S rRNA (guanine(966)-N(2))-methyltransferase RsmD, whose amino-acid sequence MRVVGGRFKGRSIRTCEGPGYRPATMKVRESVFSMLAARGVDFSTARVVDMFAGSGSLGIECLSRGAPLVWFIEKSPRAAALIRSNLADFGVDKSRARVVSRDVFMVLSSPPQAPFDLVFIDPPYGRDLLVPTLDMALASGWIAPGGFLLVEVEASVSAPATGPVAGLELVTDREYGQTRIILWRN is encoded by the coding sequence GTGCGGGTGGTCGGAGGTCGCTTCAAGGGGCGGTCCATCAGGACTTGTGAAGGACCGGGATACCGGCCCGCCACCATGAAGGTGCGCGAGTCCGTTTTCTCCATGCTCGCGGCCCGTGGGGTGGATTTTTCCACGGCCCGGGTGGTGGACATGTTCGCGGGCAGCGGGAGCCTGGGCATCGAATGCCTGAGCCGCGGAGCGCCCCTGGTCTGGTTCATCGAGAAAAGTCCACGGGCCGCCGCCCTCATCCGTTCCAATCTTGCCGATTTCGGGGTGGATAAATCTCGGGCAAGGGTGGTCTCAAGGGATGTTTTCATGGTATTGTCAAGTCCGCCCCAGGCGCCATTTGACCTGGTTTTCATCGATCCGCCCTATGGCCGGGATCTGCTCGTTCCGACTCTGGACATGGCGTTGGCCTCTGGCTGGATTGCGCCCGGCGGATTCCTCCTGGTCGAGGTGGAAGCGTCCGTGTCCGCGCCGGCCACTGGTCCGGTGGCCGGGCTTGAACTCGTAACCGACCGCGAATACGGTCAGACCAGGATCATTTTATGGCGGAACTGA
- a CDS encoding MBL fold metallo-hydrolase RNA specificity domain-containing protein yields the protein MKVTFMGAARTVSGSCYIIECAGRRFALDCGLHQGNREIEKRNWNLDEYGPRKLDFILLTHAHIDHSGLLPALVSKGFRSPVYCTGPTRDLVEIMLLDSAYIQEMEAEWLNRKSLRVGSKTHKPLYAIGDAENAIPLLTTVDYGQTFEPVPGIRVTYKNAGHILGSAFIEVEYDHEGRRTKAVFSGDLGRPEQLIVQDPDDVEAADFIFLESTYGNRNHPDKERSLDELAKAIEYSYANKEKVIIPAFAVERSQQIIYSLFLLRKQGRLPHDMPVYLDSPLAIRATEIFRKHPEYFDEITREYINNGEHPLDLPNLHFTESREQSQAINESKGPAVVISASGMANAGRVKHHLRHNLWRPGASVVFVGWQGVGTPGRKILGGAKKIRLFSEEVAVAAKVFTINSFSGHAGQDDLMNWLGSMQGRNVQVILVHGEAEVQKEFGDLIGQRYGFEVHIPEYMEELELAPGHEMAAVVDLAVARPRVDWEFLLRDSENLYAELRKRAKEVQNRPWVDQVDLRDRLLDVNRNLVELISEM from the coding sequence ATGAAGGTCACATTCATGGGAGCCGCCCGAACCGTGAGCGGCTCCTGCTACATCATCGAGTGCGCGGGCAGGCGGTTCGCCTTGGACTGCGGCCTGCACCAGGGCAACAGGGAGATCGAAAAGCGCAACTGGAACCTGGACGAGTACGGGCCCAGAAAGCTTGATTTCATCCTGCTCACCCATGCCCACATTGACCATAGCGGCCTGCTGCCCGCCCTGGTTTCCAAGGGGTTTCGCAGCCCGGTCTATTGCACCGGGCCGACCCGGGACCTGGTGGAGATCATGCTGCTCGACAGCGCCTACATTCAGGAGATGGAGGCCGAGTGGCTCAACCGCAAGTCCTTGCGTGTCGGATCAAAGACACACAAGCCTCTGTATGCCATCGGCGATGCTGAAAACGCCATCCCGCTGTTGACCACGGTTGACTACGGCCAGACCTTCGAGCCCGTGCCGGGCATACGGGTGACATACAAGAACGCCGGGCACATCCTGGGGTCCGCCTTTATCGAAGTCGAGTACGATCACGAGGGCAGGCGCACCAAGGCCGTTTTTTCCGGCGATCTCGGCCGCCCTGAACAGCTCATCGTTCAGGACCCGGATGATGTGGAAGCCGCGGATTTCATCTTTCTCGAATCCACCTATGGCAACCGCAACCACCCGGACAAGGAACGCAGTCTTGATGAGTTGGCCAAGGCCATCGAGTACAGCTATGCCAACAAGGAGAAGGTGATCATCCCGGCCTTTGCCGTGGAGCGCTCCCAGCAGATCATCTATAGCCTCTTTTTGTTGCGCAAGCAGGGCCGACTGCCCCACGACATGCCCGTCTACCTGGACAGTCCCCTGGCCATCAGGGCAACGGAAATATTCAGGAAACACCCGGAATATTTTGACGAGATAACCAGGGAATACATCAACAACGGCGAACACCCCCTGGACCTGCCCAACCTGCACTTCACCGAGAGCCGCGAGCAGTCCCAGGCCATCAACGAGTCCAAGGGTCCGGCCGTGGTCATCTCGGCCAGCGGCATGGCCAACGCGGGCCGGGTCAAACACCATCTGCGCCACAATCTCTGGCGGCCCGGAGCCAGCGTGGTCTTTGTGGGCTGGCAGGGTGTTGGCACTCCGGGCCGCAAGATCCTTGGCGGGGCAAAGAAAATCCGTCTCTTCAGCGAGGAGGTGGCCGTCGCGGCCAAAGTCTTCACCATCAACAGCTTCTCCGGTCATGCCGGTCAGGACGACCTGATGAACTGGCTGGGTTCGATGCAGGGCCGAAACGTCCAGGTCATTCTCGTGCACGGAGAGGCCGAAGTGCAGAAGGAATTCGGCGATCTGATCGGCCAGCGGTACGGATTCGAGGTCCATATTCCCGAATATATGGAGGAGCTTGAGCTGGCTCCCGGTCACGAGATGGCTGCCGTGGTGGACTTGGCTGTGGCCCGTCCCCGCGTGGATTGGGAGTTTCTGCTGCGCGATTCCGAGAACCTCTATGCGGAGCTTCGCAAGCGGGCCAAGGAGGTTCAGAACCGTCCGTGGGTGGATCAGGTCGACCTTCGCGACAGGCTGCTTGATGTCAATCGCAACCTTGTGGAACTCATCTCGGAGATGTAG
- the miaA gene encoding tRNA (adenosine(37)-N6)-dimethylallyltransferase MiaA encodes MTASSCGAVQAPPLVCLLGPTGTGKTAAAIAVAKRMAASVINFDSRQVYADFPIITAQPDEAERAACPHLLYGFLSADERMTAARFVELAMEAITCVQAQGRLPILVGGTGLYLRSLLSGIAPIPEIPDDIRRSVLERVHIEGPQRLHAELEKTDPDYAARIHPNDTQRNARAAEVLLATGRSMTWWHTQSDHAPAPFDTLKVGLRLPLAELEPRLTGRIDAMLAAGAVDEASRVLVRHPDPEAPGWTGIGCAELLDHLRGKSTLEQARALWIKNTRAYAKRQLTWFAKEPGIRWFAPGENQAVADCVADWLAVRQG; translated from the coding sequence GTGACCGCGTCGTCTTGCGGCGCCGTCCAGGCCCCGCCCCTCGTCTGTCTGCTCGGCCCCACAGGAACGGGCAAAACCGCCGCTGCCATCGCCGTGGCCAAGCGCATGGCCGCCAGCGTCATCAATTTTGATTCGCGACAGGTTTACGCTGATTTTCCAATTATCACGGCCCAGCCGGACGAGGCAGAGCGGGCGGCCTGTCCACATCTGCTCTATGGTTTTTTGTCCGCGGACGAGCGGATGACCGCAGCCCGGTTCGTGGAACTGGCCATGGAGGCCATTACCTGTGTCCAGGCTCAGGGGCGGCTGCCCATCCTGGTGGGTGGGACGGGACTGTACCTCCGCTCGCTGCTTTCTGGCATTGCGCCCATCCCGGAGATACCGGACGACATCCGCCGGAGTGTGCTGGAGCGGGTGCACATAGAGGGGCCCCAACGCCTCCATGCCGAGTTGGAGAAGACAGACCCTGACTACGCGGCCAGGATTCATCCCAACGACACCCAGCGCAACGCCCGGGCCGCCGAGGTGCTGCTGGCCACGGGCCGGAGCATGACATGGTGGCACACCCAAAGCGACCACGCTCCCGCACCCTTTGACACCCTCAAGGTGGGGCTGCGTCTGCCCCTGGCCGAGCTTGAGCCGCGCCTGACAGGGCGCATCGACGCCATGCTCGCAGCCGGGGCCGTGGACGAGGCCAGCCGTGTCCTTGTCAGACATCCAGACCCGGAAGCGCCGGGCTGGACAGGCATCGGCTGTGCCGAACTGCTCGACCACCTTCGCGGCAAATCCACTCTTGAGCAGGCTCGGGCCTTGTGGATCAAAAACACTCGGGCCTACGCCAAGCGTCAATTGACCTGGTTTGCCAAGGAGCCCGGCATCCGTTGGTTCGCTCCGGGCGAGAACCAGGCCGTGGCCGACTGCGTGGCCGACTGGCTCGCCGTCCGCCAGGGGTAG